ggggctcctttaagggaaactgaaccCTCCCGAGCCCCTGTGCCATCtcagaaggcatgcacagagtgctgcccTTCCCAGCACTATTCCCACAGAGCTCCTAAGAgaaggctccatctctcttaaagggccctcccagcactgagaaaaacacagtatagtgcggaggtcagcacagtgaagaatggctctcacattgaaaggtttttgccaaagtggcccccgcttgaaagaTAGTGAAGATTGCTGTTCTAGAGGCTTTTACTTACGAGAAGACAACAGGCGGCTGACAAACGTGCCATTTTTTCATTTCAGCTGAAGTCATGGATCTCCGTAACAAAACTTCCACTCTATTCTTTGAGGACATGTCACGATTATGAGATACGGGTCCGAGCATCACGAAGTGCATCTGAAACGTATGGGGAGTTCAGTGACATACTTTATGTGCCTTTTGGTGGCGCAGGCCTGGTGCCCTGTGAGGAAGGTACGTCAGAAAAAGAGATCTCCTGTGAGAATTCATAGAAACCCTATCTCCTATCTAAGAGAGAAATCTCTTAGAATTGTTCTCTTGGAGACATGCCTTCCTTCCATAAACAAACTTTGCTACACACTTAGTGTGTGTCCACATGGCTTATGCTGTGCTTCCGATGCaggcaaaatacacacacaccgtGTATCCATTCAGATATACCAGCTCAACGTTTAGCATATGGCCTTTGTATGCATGGTGCAGCCTACGGAGACAAAGATCACACATTTTCTGTATTATTTGTGCTAGGTGCTAGCCAGGATCATAGGAACAAGGAAACTGCCATGCAAACACATGCTCAGTGGATTCCAGTCCCAGCTCTAGGTGAAGCTGGATGCTCGTAGTTTTTGTGGCATTGCAGATGGAACAATTGGCCATGGTGACCTGCTTTCTAAAGCACTgagctaaaaaaaaatcatttttattctAAAATCTTTGGCAGAGTCCCTTTATATTCTTTCTGCAATCCCTTATGCAGCCCATGTGTCTGAGGAGAGCCCTGCCCCCAGCTCTGCCTATAGGTAGGTCGGTAGGGTTGGGGGAGAGAGTCATCCTACAGAGGATATATAAGGAATCTGGCTAAGATTGAGCTCAGTCCAGCAGAATTTGGTCACAAAGGCCCAAGGAGTGCACAGCCATCTTGCTCTCAGTTCTCAAAGTGATGTCCTGTGTGAGAGCAATAGAATGCCTCCGCTGGACCCATCTGGTATCAGGGCTTCAGTAATGCAGTACAAGAGTCTATGGgcacattcacacaaccacctgTAAGTACTTACAAAAGAGGTACAAGAGGAACGTGCCAGGAAGCATGTGTTCCCAACAGGCGTGAcatctgtgtgacatctgaacctggccaCTTATGGTTCATGAGCCCAGTTACCCACTTCTGCCTTAGTCTTTACCAACTTTCGGTTCCTACCTGAAACGAGGGATTGAACCCAGCTTGACAAAGTTGGTAAAACCGAAGGTAGAAGTGGGTCAGGGTCAGGAGCTGGAGGTAGCCATGCTCAGTTGTCCTATGGTTACCCTCTTCCATACTTTGTAAGAACTTATAGGTGGTCATGTGAAGCTACCCTATATGAATAGACTTATTTGTTCTAGACAAGCAGCTGAAAGGTCTAACAAAGCAGGGAATAAAATCTGGAATTATAGCCTTGGAAGGCCAAGTTTGATTTGaaacagagaggaagaggaagaggagagggtaggagagaggagaggagagctggtcttgtggtagcaagcatgacttatccccatagctaagcagggtctgccctggttgcatatgaatgggagacttgatgtgtgagcactgtaagagattcccctcaggggatgaagccgctctgggaagagcagaaggtttcaggttccctccctggcttctccaagatagggctgagggagattcctgcctgcaaccttggagaagccactgccagtctgtgaagatgatactgagctagatagaccaattgtctgacttggtatatggcagtttcctattttttCTATGAAGCAGTGAGTAACGCTATGTACACAATTGGacgggtggggcgggggaagtCTGTGTGGAACTCACTTTCCCGCCAGACAATTCTCCCTCAGTGGTGGCAACGCAGATcgcaagcagcatggatctccggAGGCCGGGGCAGTATGTCCtgacctccagatatcccacaatgcactgcatggcaAGCATGGTATATTGGGGGAATCCCTCAGGAGTCAAGCACTCTAGGCGCCTGTGTTTGTgagtgctcaggctgcaagcagcccgagcacccacACAATCCCGGCACCGGGGTTATGGGCGTGCCTGTGCCCTTAACACTTGCTAAAGAATAGGCTTAAAAGCAGGGTTGGGTGGGCAGGCAGCGCCGGGATCCGCATGGATCCcagcgctgcacatgagcagcctttgcctgggttaggctgctcatgtgaatagccttagtgtCTAATCTTTCAAATGTTGGAATAGACTTTGCAAGGCATTGTTATTCACagcaagcatttttaaaatgttactagTTTTAGCTGGTGTAAACCAGCAAAGATGAATGTTTTTTTAATAGTGAGTTGAAAggtttatgattttttaaattcaattagGAACTTCTTGGCTTGCTAGAAAGGAACACagaaagacaaacacacacaaacgctCAAAAACAAGACAGCCGAGGGgaaggtgtgggtggggggagcataaaGTAGCAAGAAGTTCAATCAAGAAAAGTAAAGAAAACTTGGAAATAAtacaattttatttatgtttgctGTTTGGTCATTTCAGAGTCCCAGGTTCCTTGGCCTTGGTCTTTGGTGATGTCTTTTGGAATACTTGGCCTGATGGTGATGTTATCTCTCATCCTCTTTTCTAAACAGCAGAAGTAAGTTGTGCTAAGTTTACTGGACTATGAGGACTTTCACACGACCTcactggggatggtggggagggctgtggggaaggcaagagcttgcctgcctttctcggcagatgagcagccgctgtCCTTCCCTCCGCcgcaccacacacccacatgagcagtggtgcGAGAGAGGGAAaccctgggagtgggaggacgcCAGCGTGCAGTGGCTGTTCTCGTTCAATTTGAAACAGAGAGGAAGCAGTCAGTAAGGCTATGCATAAGATCAGgcaagcaggggcggggggagactgtgcagaactcaccttctcccccagacaatcctccCTCTGTGGTGGCAGCGTGGATTGCAAGTGCGGATCGCAAACAGCGTGGACCTCCTGAGGCCATGCTTGTCACTGccgctcctctccccaccccgcccctgctTGCTaacagaaatggtggtgggccatgGGGGAGCCGTTTAACCCAGTGGTGATTGCCCAGACTATAGTCAGCGAAGGTGATCTTAgctcatttatggaatagcttccccattgaggttcacctggctttgtcacttctttcttctagatgccagataaagacctttttgttcacccagggctTTTAgattttggttttcagatttggactgatttttaactaattttaaaatgggtctttaagctgctttgtattgtagcttgtattttcttttctttcttcctttttttgtctgttatgaatTAATGGGTTATGTGTTTTTATAGTATggtttaatcctctgttgtgagcctcccagagaacaattttttatggggtgactaacaaataaagttgtttattatttattattgttgttgttattgctaaatgctgggttaaaaaGTGAGGCTTGGCACGGGGGCAGCACCAGGAATTacctgccctagcttgggttaggctgagtGTGTGAGTACCCTTTATGTCTCAGCTAGGTGGGCACAGCAGTGTACACCAGTCCCTTTTTGAGAACTCAAAGATTTATTGCTCACAACTCACTGTAAAAAGCCTCATGCATAAAAACGTAGATTGATgggaacaaaaaaccccagcaagCACAACTTGTATGAGGACTATCTGGGactagccccaccccctccattcAGGCCCTTGAGGAGATTACAGGCCCAACATCAGGCTTCCTCTGCAAATCTGCAGCTTTCACCCCAGTTCTCTCACATGGCCTCTTCATCTTGAGGctttctgggatctcctcttaaagaggcagtgcaCAACAGTATACAATAGTTGTCCCGTGTGACAACTATTGTTAACATACTATTGTGTAGTATGAGTGATATATTATTTCTTCAGTTCAGACTTTTCCTGTCCTTTTTCAGTAAATCCTGATGGATTCTGTTATGAGTAAACAAACGGCAACTTCCCCTATCCTAGGCACACACTGTTACACCAGAGGATTAATACTTCTGGAGGGAAAGCAGCACTTTTCAGTAgccaggatatcagccattgacTTTCAGTGATACAACATAGGAAATGTAGTATCGCAAAGCGCTgatggatcagatcaaaggtgaATAGGTCAGGCATCCTATTTCTTTTTTGGTTggccaagaggcatctggtggccaaccAGATTATTGTAAGTTATAATAAATAGCTTCCAAAACAGAAAGAAGTTGGGAGAAGGGATTTATACAGGCTTTTGGTTCACATCAACCTTTTGGTTCAGACCAGAGAAGGGTGCAAATTGCCTTTTGCTGACCAGAATTTATCTAGAACTAACTCCCAATTATTTGTACTTTCCAATTCTGTTGGCTTTCAGTGTAGCTTATATGTCACTAATAAGAAGAATTATAGCCCTGATTTTTGCCAGCCCTATTTATAGGTCTTGGTTTCTCCCTGTATGCCTGTTGACTTTTTACTAGACTTTTGCAAGATTCTTGCACTATGCCTCTTGAGCAATCCCATCTTGATCACATATAAGAGTACACATGGTTTTCTTAAAACATAGCTGAAAATGAAATGCATTACTTCTATTTTCTGGAAAGGCACTCACACATTAACATTCCCTTTTCAAAAGGGGAACCTTGGAGCTATTGTTCTTTGCCTGGTCTTTGCCATGTAGCAGCATAAGAGGACAATGAAAAGGTGTcgaatggactgtaccatttcagattgtAAGGGGAtggtcaccttttaaaaaattgatgccCTACATCAAAACCTATTACAAACGGAAAACCAGCACTGCAGGAAATGAcctatttattctatttatctgTTTAGTCTATTTATCCATGCTGTACTGGTTTGTTTGGTCTTCTGAAAATGGATCAGCTTATAAACCTGAAAACCCCACTTGCAATCCAAAGAGGTACAGTCCATCATACCACTTTCTTCCCACCACATTGTCCTTCATGTGCAGAGCAGGACCAAATTACACAGAATGTCAGGGCGAAGGGAAGGTAGAATTCTGGATTGTATCACTCTAGATTGTAGGTGGGGGGTGATGGTTCATAATTCTGAATGCTTCCCCACCTTAAACTCCTGGATGGTAGTAAACTAGTAAATCAAAGAGAAGGTGTAACAATCAAAAGGTGGAGGAGAGACAACATCCCTGATTACCTTAAACCCTTTCCTCTGGATGCTAATTTTCCACATACAGGGAAATTTTAAATGGGGGAAGTATTAAAACTGCAATCATCCTGCCTGAAGCCAGAAATTATATAGTCCAGAATTCTGCCAGAAGTCTACCATTTCTCTCTAGGCCTATTCTcatgttatgtttaacacttgTACGATGAGTATAtcgcatacacaggtacagatctgtatacaggtacagtcattcacatgttatgctgagcgCAGGTACAAaaatacacttcctatttgtaccatgcatttaaagggcctgttttcgcatttacttttaaaatgaacatggaTACAGCAACTCAAACAAACTCCTCTATACACTCATCTGTACAGaggagacatctgtacactcatacagctagggttgccaactgtcctgcattGTGCAGGACATCCCGaattgcagtggggaaatactcaTCGCATTCAGGATGAGCTTTCTcccgctttaaaaaaaaattagaaaaacctttttaaaaaacttttaaagctgccgCTCTGTAGCGGCAGAGCAGGGATAGCAGCGAGAGCTCTTCCAGCCTCCCAATAGTGACGTTTAGCACTAAGTAGGCTCGGCTCTTAGACAGGGACCCACGCAGCAGGCTGCTCCTCCGGGCAGGTACATGCACTGTGCCGAAGGCAAAACCATGAGGCAGGGAGGGCAGTGAAGAGTCCCGACCCgacccacctccctccctcaaatGAGGTGATCCAAGCCAGTTCCAGGCTTCTGCACATGCGTGTGCATATGAAGAAGCCTGAAATTGACTTGAATCACCTCAtttgagggaggaaggcaggtcggGTCGGGACTCTTCACCGCCCTCCCTGCCTCATGGTTTTGCCTTCGGCACAGTGCATGTGCCTGCCCGGAGGAGCAGCCTGCTGCGTGGGTCCCTGTCTAAGAGCCTAGCCTACTTAGTGCTAAACGTCACTATTGGGACGCTGGAAGAGCTCTCGCTGCCGTCCCTGCTCCGCCACTGCTgtgcagcagcaggaacagcCAGTCGCAAGCCACCACCTGGACCTGGTGATAGTGACCGCCACTGGTAAGTGTGTGCGGTGGCTGCCACCTGAGCAGGTGAAGGGGCAGAGAATGCAAGTCATGCCCCAGGtggccccacctcccacccccagctcccCCCGGTCCCCCCTTAGTGTCCCAATGTTGgccaacacaatgttggcaaccctacatacaacataatgtctgagccGGGCCTCTGTCTCACCTCATTCCATGTAAAAGCCATTGTTGAATGGCTTTTAGAGACTAGGCAAACGTTTTCCTCAACCATAGTTTGGGATCTGCCAAATGTGTGAAAATGATACACAAATATCTAATTGCATGCTATCAAAATATATGAATTGGCTGTACAGTATTGTTCTAATTTATGATATACTGTTCCTGTGAACGACATCAATGTCCTGGAAGTTAAATGTTTGTCTTTCTTTTCAAGGATAAAGATCCTGATTCTTCCTCCAGTTCCCGTTCCCAAAATTAAAGGGATTGATCCAGACCTCTTCAAGGTAATTTTGAGCTGCTGTACGAAATCAGCTTGCAGAGTAATCACTACTATTTTACTGACTGATTTATTGATTTCATGCATATACCCCATTTCTGCTTTGgcattcaaggcagtttacaagtaaCCCTTGGAAAGTCAGGGGGCTGCCTTGGAACAGTTGCTACAGCAGTAATAGCTTAAGCATTCTAAATGTTGCAGTAGTTAAGGAAGGCTACCTACAGTGACTACTTTCTTGAGGGTTGTGAGACCAAGTATTTTAGCCCACAACCCTCTCTAGGGCAGTCACCCAAGACTCTAATTATTTCATTGCTCTGTTTCTCATGGGATGCTAACATTCTCTCGCACGATGCTAGTGTATCCTCTAGCACACACAGTTTCAAATTTTTGGAACATGTATGTATCTCAGTGATGTCTTACACATGTCTTAAACTCCACTTTGTCTTAAACTCCACtttgagtgctctgaatgggggacattcctcccttttgttcCTGAAGGGGGACAGTCCCTAACTTTTGTCATTGAAGGGACCAGGCCATCAAGATGCCGGCCTAAGCAGCCCTTGTTCACAGTAGGTGACCGGCTCAAACCAAACTCATGTTTAGACATGTATTCAAAATGATTCAAACATGATTCAAAATGTTCTGGAGGGTTAATTGCAAAATTCTTTTCCATGTGCCTTGTAAGGTCACTCATTaatgttgagttgttttcagaatactATATTGTTGTCTATTGCTGGGTTGCGTGGACTCAGGCTGCACAGTGCCtataagtcccaagccagacagttctaggttgttgaagccatgtcCAAGCCttgtcagtggctttagatcagtcttcatctggtggcagcctacctcaaaggagggGCGTACTCCTAGACTGGAATCAGAGCAAtttctctactgagggtagatctcCAGAAAGATATAATAACCCCCATTTCATCACAAGGTGGCACCAAGAGGTGGGGAGCACCTCCTCCAGACAAAATGGCTGACCCCCTATACCCCATTGCTGGACTCATTGCTGAATCATAAACTGGAAATTAAAATATGGGTTCAGTTTGGGCATGCTTACTTGAATGTTAACTCCATCAAAACCAATAGaacttcagaaaaaaataaaatattgtttagGGTGGGAGCATTAATGCAAAATATGCagttatttctctttcaaaaaAGCTATTATGTGGGACAAAGCTCTGCCATGCCCAAGAAATGCATTCTGCCCCATCTATACTTCCTCCAATATACTTTTTGTTTTCTGGTGTTGCCACTGTTGGTGGATATGTAGAGCACATTCTGCAGCACAGACATATTACTTAAACTGTATAAGGGCTCTTCCTTTAATATCTTCTCAGTCTTTGTAAAGGCCCATGCACACAGATGGAACTATCTACATAATATACATCTATTTTAATTTTCTCCATAGAAAGGAAAACTTGATGAAGTCAATTCCATCTTAGCCAGTCATGATAGCTACATGCCGCAGCTGTACGGAGATGACTCTTGGGTGGAATTCATTGAGCTGGATATAGATGAGGCAGAAGAGAGGACTGAAGGGTCCGACACTGATCGGCTGCTGGGCAATGACCACTTGAAGTCTCACAGTTGTCTTGGCATGAGGGATGACGATTCGGGACGGGCCAGCTGCTGCGAACCAGATATCCCCGAGACCGATTTCAGCGCAAGCGACACCTGTGACGGAATCTCCGACATCGATCCGTCCAAAAAAGCAAACGATAAGGAAGAGGATCTCTTGTGCCTTGATCCAAAAGACAATGAGAAGTCGCTGCTGGGTCTTGATGGCGCAGCTACTCAGCCACCAGCAGATCATCCAGCAGAAGACAAACAGCCCAAAGCACATCTTTCCAGGAGCCTTGAGACGGCCGGCCCTCCTGTCCAAGCCCAGCTGAGCAACCAGAGCTCAGTGGCAAACATTGACTTTTACACGCAGGTCAGCGACATTACACCAGGAGGGAGCGTTGTACTTTTCCCAGGGCAAAAAAGTAAGATGGGGAGGATCCAGGGCAGCACTCGGAAAGAACCAGCTGCGCAGTGCCAAACAAACTTTGCCATGGACAGTGCCTATTTCTGTGAGTTGGATGTGAAAAAATGTGTCACTGTGATGCCTCGTGAAGAGGCTGAGCCAGAAGTTCAAGAGAAGAGCTTTCCTGAGGGTGCTTACTTTGCCACAGAGTGTTTTACCACTAGTGCTGTGAACCCCACTACGGCACCGGCGGAAGAAAAACCGGAAGCTTCCGAGATGCCCGTGGCAGACTATACCTCCATTCACATAGTGCAGTCTCCGCAAGGCCTTGTGCTCAGTGCTACAGCTCTCCCTCTGCCAGACAAAGAATTCATGGCATCGTGTGGTTATGTGAGTGCAGACCAACTGAACAAAATGCTGCCATAGCTTTGTGCGaccccccaaacccccacaaTCCACACTGCCGTGGGGCCTTTCCTGACTTACTTCAGCATTGTGGAAAGCTTCTCATGTTTGCAGAGCATTCCCCGACATTTAAACGAATGGGCAAGTCCATGCTCATGGAAGTGTACATCAGAGCCCCTGCATGCAAACTGCAGCCTTTGGATTGGggcatatttatatttaaatggcATAGAGCTGGCTTGAGCGTGTATGCTTAAACCAAAAcaaatgttttcagtgttttcaAAGGCAGTGGGGTGCAGTCCTGTTCCCTTTTACCAGGGATTTCAGATCAACCACAGTATTGCGGTCATGTTTTGTAAATATTGCCTATGAAATGTTGCCGAGGTTGGTTTAGTGGCCGTGACTGTCTTTTGTTGTTGTAGGAGTCGATTTGGAGGTCATTCTTAACACATTGGATGACTACGTAATGAGGCATAAATCATCTTTATTCAAAAAGCTAACATCAGATggggtggggttgtttttttgttttggtagttTGAACATTTTGCTGTTAAATCATACCACATGCTGAGATGTTTATACTAGGAATTGGAGAGTGAAACCTGGAATAGGAAAGCAAAAAGCCGTTTGGATAAACAAtacatttattttgatttatataaAATAAACCTATTTTACTACTTTAGACAAGCAGGCATGGATATTTTATATTTACACTGCACACTGTAGTTTAATTATAATGGCCCATCTATGGAATGTATCTGCTGCAGTCATTGTAGCAATTtaagagagatatatatataagaaaaaaaatatttttacagaACATTTTTTATACCTCCACAAAAGCTACAGAGAACTGATGATGTAGA
Above is a window of Hemicordylus capensis ecotype Gifberg chromosome 2, rHemCap1.1.pri, whole genome shotgun sequence DNA encoding:
- the GHR gene encoding growth hormone receptor isoform X4; this encodes MLLQVPRRKGAVSRGMDLRLWLFTLALVSVSDSFSMKEGIPDPPIALNWTLLNTSPTAVYMDIEVTWAAPPLADVKTGWIPLKYQLQYKEVSETTWNQLEPELLTTKHQLYSLKTCHDYEIRVRAAQNTSEIYGEFSEVLHVSFGAVGLLPCGEAPAGGPQIIKCRSPEMETFSCYWTTGDFPHLTAPGTIQLQFLKRYKKRHSVWKECPDYVTAGENSCYFNETYTSVWVPYCLKLVSGNQLYDEKCVRVEDIVMPDPPVDLNWTLMNTSPSGVYKDILVTWKPPPSADVRNGWVTLKYQLQYKEVNETRWNELKSWISVTKLPLYSLRTCHDYEIRVRASRSASETYGEFSDILYVPFGGAGLVPCEEESQVPWPWSLVMSFGILGLMVMLSLILFSKQQKIKILILPPVPVPKIKGIDPDLFKKGKLDEVNSILASHDSYMPQLYGDDSWVEFIELDIDEAEERTEGSDTDRLLGNDHLKSHSCLGMRDDDSGRASCCEPDIPETDFSASDTCDGISDIDPSKKANDKEEDLLCLDPKDNEKSLLGLDGAATQPPADHPAEDKQPKAHLSRSLETAGPPVQAQLSNQSSVANIDFYTQVSDITPGGSVVLFPGQKSKMGRIQGSTRKEPAAQCQTNFAMDSAYFCELDVKKCVTVMPREEAEPEVQEKSFPEGAYFATECFTTSAVNPTTAPAEEKPEASEMPVADYTSIHIVQSPQGLVLSATALPLPDKEFMASCGYVSADQLNKMLP